In Dasypus novemcinctus isolate mDasNov1 chromosome 23, mDasNov1.1.hap2, whole genome shotgun sequence, the following proteins share a genomic window:
- the TRIM4 gene encoding E3 ubiquitin-protein ligase TRIM4, whose product MRAEDLEEELTCPICLDYFERPLCLECGHNFCRDCVGRSAAPGGAVACPECRQPSGPGALRPNRALARLAEKARRLRGSPEAPGLCGRHREPLRLFCEEDQRPVCVVCREALEHRGHAMVPLDEAQHSYREELLKSQFSLSIKMEMAMQLHSLAEKYAAVWQEKIKAQRKRASAEFQKLHQFLAEEKQLYLQKLSSEEEKTKKKLNEDKSNLEKQISSLKKLISELRVKSQSSPLELLQNPKDLLTRSEAQEVSAALEVPMVKTVCQMPMMKDMLKRFQVAVTFAEDTAHPHLFFSQDGRYVRNQASTKSWRLVSSMWGYVSGWRAPQATGFEEQFQHLPCVMGKNFFTSGKYYWEVENRDSPEVAVGVSREDTTVFSDISEMSPYVGVWAIRWSSCGCWPLGNSPAILPKQEPPLRRVGVFLDFETGDVSFYNAMDGMHLHTFSCRDLPCVRPFFWLSPLASLVIPPMTDAK is encoded by the exons ATGCGGGCCGAGGACCTCGAGGAGGAGCTCACCTGCCCCATCTGCCTGGATTATTTCGAGAGGCCGCTGTGCCTCGAGTGCGGCCACAACTTCTGCCGCGACTGCGTGGGCCGCAGCGCGGCCCCGGGCGGCGCCGTCGCCTGCCCCGAGTGCCGGCAGCCGTCGGGGCCCGGCGCGCTGCGGCCCAACCGCGCCCTCGCCCGGCTGGCGGAGAAGGCGCGGCGGCTGCGCGGGAGCCCCGAGGCCCCGGGCCTGTGCGGCCGCCACCGGGAGCCGCTGCGGCTCTTCTGCGAGGAGGACCAGCGGCCCGTGTGCGTGGTGTGCCGGGAGGCGCTGGAGCACCGCGGGCACGCCATGGTGCCGCTCGACGAGGCCCAGCACAGCTACCGG GAGGAACTCCTTAAGAGCCAGTTTAGTCTGAGCATCAAGATGGAGATGGCTATGCAGTTACACAGCCTGGCGGAGAAGTACGCTGCAGTGTGGCAG GAGAAGATCAAGGCTCAGCGAAAGAGAGCCAGCGCCGAGTTCCAGAAGCTGCACCAGTTTCTGGCTGAGGAAAAGCAACTGTACCTTCAGAAACTGAGCAGCGAAGAAGAAAAAACGAAGAAGAAACTGAATGAGGACAAGTCCAACCTGGAAAAACAGATCAGCTCCTTAAAGAAGCTCATCTCAGAGCTGAGGGTGAAGAGTCAGAGCTCCCCGCTGGAGCTGCTCCAG aATCCAAAAGACCTGTTGACCAG GAGCGAGGCCCAGGAGGTGAGCGCCGCCCTTGAAGTTCCGATGGTGAAGACCGTGTGCCAGATGCCGATGATGAAGGACATGCTGAAGCGGTTCCAAG TGGCTGTCACCTTCGCTGAAGACACCGCTCACCCCCATCTTTTCTTCTCCCAGGACGGGAGATACGTGAGAAACCAAGCATCCACCAAATCTTGGCGGCTTGTGTCTTCAATGTGGGGCTATGTCAGTGGATGGAGAGCTCCTCAGGCCACAGGCTTTGAGGAGCAATTTCAACACCTTCCTTGTGTTATGGGGAAAAACTTTTTCACCTCAGGGAAGTATTACTGGGAAGTTGAGAACAGGGATAGCCCAGAGGTAGCTGTGGGGGTATCCCGGGAAGACACCACGGTGTTTTCTGATATTTCTGAAATGTCTCCATACGTGGGAGTCTGGGCCATTCGTTGGAGTTCATGTGGCTGTTGGCCCTTAGGGAACTCACCTGCAATTCTTCCCAAGCAAGAGCCACCTCTGAGGCGGGTGGGGGTTTTCCTTGACTTTGAGACGGGTGATGTCTCGTTCTACAATGCTATGGATGGGATGCACCTGCACACGTTCTCTTGCCGTGACCTCCCGTGCGTCAGGCCATTTTTTTGGTTAAGTCCATTGGCATCTTTAGTCATCCCACCAATGACTGATGCGAAATAA